A single region of the Pontibacter kalidii genome encodes:
- a CDS encoding alpha/beta fold hydrolase, translating into MEETKEILVKNEETRLYTVTYPSIGKETVILLHGGPGVPDGLTPVAEFLSRHFQVITFHQRGTLSSPCYVSNYSIGAYLSDIDKIAERFNLEQFHLFGHSWGGLYAQIYAYQNPHRLQSLFLCSPASGTGRQWKEMGIEVARYNKSKCTQKEWMGMLKDAALGFLGNDKAYERLFTQFCLNCNKGYEVRDPVPVQVDHIYAKPINRTNLALLKEPELEPMMDQGFNFTVTYGDDDIYGESKKYVRERYPYADFITVPGTSHFPWLQNEQVFYGILSSHYSLIV; encoded by the coding sequence ATGGAAGAAACGAAGGAGATCCTGGTTAAAAATGAGGAGACCAGGCTGTACACGGTAACGTATCCGAGCATCGGAAAAGAGACCGTTATACTGCTGCACGGCGGCCCCGGTGTGCCGGACGGGTTAACTCCGGTAGCCGAATTCCTGAGCCGCCATTTCCAGGTGATCACCTTCCACCAGCGCGGCACCCTCAGTTCCCCCTGCTACGTTAGTAATTACTCTATCGGCGCCTACCTGAGTGATATCGATAAAATTGCCGAGCGCTTCAACCTGGAGCAGTTTCATCTTTTTGGGCACTCCTGGGGCGGGCTGTATGCCCAAATATACGCCTACCAAAACCCGCACCGCCTGCAGAGCCTGTTTTTATGTAGTCCCGCCTCCGGCACCGGCAGGCAATGGAAGGAAATGGGGATAGAAGTGGCCAGGTACAACAAGAGCAAATGCACCCAGAAAGAATGGATGGGCATGCTAAAGGATGCCGCCCTGGGCTTCCTGGGGAACGACAAAGCCTACGAAAGGCTTTTTACCCAGTTCTGCCTGAATTGCAACAAAGGCTATGAAGTACGTGATCCGGTTCCCGTACAGGTGGATCACATCTACGCCAAGCCCATAAACCGCACCAACCTCGCCCTATTGAAAGAGCCTGAACTGGAGCCAATGATGGACCAGGGCTTTAACTTTACCGTCACCTACGGAGACGATGACATTTACGGCGAGAGCAAAAAGTATGTGCGGGAGCGTTACCCTTACGCGGATTTCATCACCGTACCCGGCACCAGCCACTTCCCGTGGCTGCAAAATGAGCAGGTGTTTTACGGTATCCTTTCGTCGCATTACAGCCTTATTGTTTAG
- the glgX gene encoding glycogen debranching protein GlgX, with translation MNIESYPGSPYPLGATWDGEGVNFALFAENATQVELCLFKGSDDEAEYARINMSERTHHIWHTYLPGARPGQLYGYRVHGPYEPQQGHRFNPYKVLLDPYAKAITRTIEWHDSLFGYELGHPDEDLSFSKADSAPYIPKCVVIDPSFDWEGDRKPKIPYHKTIIYETHVKGFTKLHPDIPEEIRGTYAALAHPVTIKYLKELGITAIELMPVHHFINDRHLAEKGLSNYWGYNTIGFFAPDVRYSSSGTHGEQVVEFKQMVKALHKAGIEVILDVVYNHTAEGNHMGPTLSFRGIDNAAYYRLTEEQRYYMDYTGTGNTLNANLPNVLRLIMDSLRYWIEEMRVDGFRFDLAATLARELHEVDRLSAFFDIIHQDPVISQVKLIAEPWDIGEGGYQVGEFPPGWAEWNGKYRDSIRDYWRGADSMLAEFAERFTGSSDLYRDDYRSPTASINFITAHDGFTLNDLVSYNEKHNMANGEDNNDGESHNRSWNCGVEGTTKNVEVLALREKQKRNFLTTLFLSQGVPMLVAGDEISRTQHGNNNAYCQDNEVSWLNWQEADEELLEFTRRLIRFSRKHPVFNRRGWFKGQPIKGNNLKDIAWFLPEGREMTEENWNHDYAKSLGVYLNGKGLRARGPKNEQITDDSFYVIFNAHYEPLRYKLPPRKYGESWHKVIDTDASMIEEQGEQFAYGKTIEVAARSVVVLQQPKKSAP, from the coding sequence ATGAACATAGAAAGTTATCCCGGCAGCCCATACCCCTTAGGTGCCACCTGGGATGGAGAGGGAGTGAACTTTGCACTTTTTGCTGAGAATGCCACGCAGGTGGAGCTTTGCCTTTTTAAAGGATCGGATGATGAGGCGGAGTATGCCCGGATCAACATGTCGGAGCGTACGCACCACATCTGGCATACGTACCTGCCTGGTGCCAGGCCGGGGCAACTGTACGGCTACCGCGTCCACGGGCCCTACGAGCCACAGCAAGGGCACCGGTTCAACCCCTATAAGGTGTTGCTAGACCCTTACGCCAAAGCCATTACCCGTACCATTGAGTGGCATGACTCGCTCTTCGGCTACGAATTGGGCCACCCCGATGAGGACCTTAGCTTCAGCAAAGCAGATAGTGCGCCGTATATTCCAAAGTGTGTGGTCATTGATCCCTCATTTGATTGGGAGGGCGACAGAAAGCCGAAGATCCCTTACCACAAGACCATCATCTACGAAACCCATGTCAAGGGCTTTACCAAGCTGCACCCCGATATCCCGGAAGAGATCCGGGGTACGTATGCGGCACTGGCGCATCCGGTTACCATCAAGTACCTGAAGGAGCTGGGTATTACGGCCATCGAGCTGATGCCGGTGCACCACTTCATTAACGACCGGCACCTGGCGGAGAAGGGGCTATCGAACTACTGGGGCTATAACACCATCGGGTTCTTTGCGCCCGATGTACGCTACTCCAGCAGCGGCACCCACGGCGAGCAGGTGGTGGAGTTTAAGCAAATGGTCAAGGCGCTGCACAAGGCCGGTATTGAGGTCATCCTGGACGTGGTGTATAACCATACCGCTGAGGGCAACCACATGGGCCCGACCCTTTCATTTCGGGGAATTGACAATGCCGCCTATTACCGCCTGACAGAAGAACAGCGCTACTACATGGACTACACCGGCACCGGCAACACGCTCAACGCAAACCTGCCTAACGTGCTGCGCCTTATCATGGACAGCCTGCGCTACTGGATAGAGGAGATGCGGGTGGACGGTTTCCGCTTTGACCTGGCGGCTACGCTGGCCCGCGAGCTGCACGAGGTGGACCGCCTGAGCGCCTTTTTCGATATCATCCACCAAGACCCGGTTATCTCGCAGGTGAAGCTGATCGCAGAGCCCTGGGACATTGGCGAAGGGGGATACCAGGTAGGGGAGTTTCCCCCGGGCTGGGCCGAGTGGAACGGCAAGTACCGCGACAGCATCCGCGATTACTGGCGCGGCGCCGACAGTATGCTAGCCGAGTTCGCGGAGCGCTTCACGGGCAGCTCCGATCTGTACAGGGATGATTACCGGAGCCCTACGGCAAGTATAAACTTCATCACTGCCCACGATGGCTTTACGCTCAACGATCTGGTTTCCTACAATGAGAAGCATAACATGGCTAACGGCGAGGACAATAACGACGGGGAGAGCCACAACCGCTCCTGGAACTGCGGCGTAGAAGGGACCACGAAAAATGTCGAAGTGCTGGCGCTGCGGGAAAAGCAGAAACGCAACTTCCTGACCACGCTCTTCCTCTCGCAGGGGGTGCCGATGCTGGTGGCTGGCGATGAAATAAGCAGAACCCAGCATGGTAACAACAACGCCTACTGCCAGGATAACGAGGTTTCGTGGCTGAACTGGCAGGAGGCGGATGAGGAGCTGCTGGAATTCACCAGACGCCTGATAAGGTTTAGCAGGAAGCACCCCGTATTCAACCGCCGCGGCTGGTTTAAGGGCCAACCTATCAAAGGTAACAATCTAAAGGACATCGCCTGGTTCCTGCCGGAAGGACGCGAGATGACAGAGGAGAACTGGAATCACGACTATGCCAAGTCGCTGGGCGTTTACCTCAACGGCAAGGGGCTGCGTGCCAGAGGGCCTAAGAACGAACAGATTACCGACGACAGCTTTTATGTGATCTTTAACGCCCACTATGAGCCGCTCAGGTATAAACTCCCGCCCAGGAAGTATGGCGAGAGCTGGCACAAGGTAATTGATACGGATGCCAGCATGATAGAGGAGCAGGGAGAGCAGTTCGCCTACGGTAAAACGATAGAGGTAGCCGCCCGCTCGGTTGTAGTGCTGCAGCAGCCGAAGAAATCAGCCCCTTAG
- a CDS encoding ankyrin repeat domain-containing protein, with amino-acid sequence MTFYSAHPEDLFLDAARKGDVAYLKQAIDSGIDLEARDGRGYTALILASYNGNMEAVKVLLEAGAEVNAGDAGGNTALMGVSFKGYDEIARLLIAKGADLNLQTGNGGTALMFASLFGRNVLVKTLLESGADATKRDIRGLTAFDLAIQQGNEEALELFKQHAKQIG; translated from the coding sequence ATGACCTTCTACTCAGCCCACCCCGAAGACCTATTCTTAGACGCCGCACGCAAAGGAGATGTTGCTTACTTAAAGCAGGCCATAGACTCCGGAATAGATTTGGAAGCCCGGGACGGCAGAGGCTACACGGCCCTGATTCTGGCCAGCTATAACGGAAATATGGAGGCGGTGAAAGTGCTGCTGGAGGCTGGCGCAGAGGTAAATGCAGGTGATGCAGGCGGAAATACAGCTTTGATGGGGGTGAGCTTTAAAGGCTACGACGAGATAGCACGGCTACTGATTGCCAAAGGGGCCGACCTGAACCTGCAAACCGGCAACGGGGGTACCGCCCTGATGTTCGCCTCTCTGTTCGGCCGAAACGTGCTGGTAAAAACGTTGTTAGAAAGTGGGGCCGATGCCACCAAGCGCGACATACGCGGCCTCACCGCCTTCGACCTGGCCATACAGCAGGGAAACGAGGAAGCCTTGGAGCTGTTTAAGCAGCACGCAAAACAAATAGGCTAA
- a CDS encoding response regulator produces MSANNRRTIVILIADDDAEDRMLVKEALDESRLKNHVQFVENGEELLDYLHNRGKFADKEKFPTPGLILLDLNMPKKDGREALKEIKSDDYLRVIPVVVLTTSKAEEDILRTYDLGVSSFITKPVTFASLVDVMKTLSKYWFEIVELPKP; encoded by the coding sequence ATGAGCGCCAACAACAGAAGAACGATAGTGATACTTATTGCCGACGACGACGCAGAAGACCGCATGCTGGTGAAAGAGGCCCTCGACGAGAGCCGCCTTAAAAATCATGTGCAGTTTGTAGAGAACGGGGAGGAGTTATTAGACTACCTGCACAACCGTGGCAAGTTTGCCGACAAGGAAAAATTCCCGACGCCGGGCCTGATCCTGCTGGACCTGAACATGCCGAAGAAGGATGGTCGCGAGGCACTGAAGGAGATAAAGTCCGACGACTACCTGCGCGTGATCCCGGTGGTGGTGCTGACCACCTCCAAAGCCGAGGAAGACATTCTGCGCACCTACGACCTGGGCGTGAGCTCCTTTATTACCAAGCCGGTTACCTTCGCCTCGCTGGTGGATGTGATGAAGACCCTGAGCAAGTACTGGTTCGAGATCGTAGAACTGCCAAAACCGTAG
- a CDS encoding PAS domain-containing sensor histidine kinase, whose product MEEKKHLNKENKESRTRLKAIIDTAVDGIITIDARGIMESANPAAARIFGYEPEEMIGQNVSMLMPEPDHSLHDGYIARYRKTGVGQIIGKGREVLGKKKTGKLFPFFLSIAEVKLEDKTIFTGIVHDITDLKKTEERLRESESRINSIIQTAVDGIITIDTRGVIEMVNPAAARLFQYEERELIGQKINMLMPEPDRSLHDNYMQHYHETGEKRIIGIGREVSGLKKNGMVFPLYLSISEVYLTDRKVYTGFIHDITQQKLSEERLRRYAAELERSNRELQDFAYVSSHDLQEPLRKIQAFGDRLKTKEYEKLSDQGKDYVDRMLNAASRMQNLINDLLDFSRVTSKTKPYVMVDLEKVLEEVLSDLEIMIEKTGAKITHMHLPSIEGDPTQMRQLFQNLVSNAIKFRKEGVTPEINITARELQPKAHLTSTPGDELVEIRIQDNGIGFDEKYLDRIFNIFQRLEGQKYEGSGIGLAICRKIAVRHGGDITARSQAGVGTTFIITLAKKHVQ is encoded by the coding sequence TTGGAAGAAAAGAAGCATCTAAATAAGGAGAACAAAGAGAGCCGGACCAGGCTTAAGGCTATTATCGACACAGCCGTGGACGGCATCATCACCATCGACGCCCGTGGCATTATGGAAAGCGCCAACCCGGCCGCTGCCCGCATCTTCGGCTATGAGCCGGAGGAGATGATCGGCCAGAACGTGAGCATGCTGATGCCGGAACCCGACCATAGCCTGCACGACGGCTACATTGCCCGCTACAGAAAAACAGGCGTTGGCCAGATAATAGGCAAGGGGCGCGAGGTGCTGGGCAAGAAAAAGACAGGCAAGCTTTTCCCTTTTTTCCTGAGCATAGCCGAAGTGAAGCTGGAGGACAAGACCATTTTCACGGGCATCGTGCACGACATCACGGACCTTAAGAAAACTGAGGAGCGCCTGCGCGAGAGCGAGAGCCGCATCAATTCGATTATACAAACGGCGGTGGATGGCATTATCACCATCGATACGCGTGGGGTGATCGAGATGGTAAACCCGGCTGCCGCCAGGCTCTTCCAATACGAGGAGCGTGAGCTGATCGGGCAGAAGATAAACATGCTGATGCCCGAGCCAGACCGCAGCCTGCACGATAACTACATGCAGCACTACCACGAAACCGGTGAGAAGCGCATCATCGGCATTGGCCGCGAGGTGTCAGGCTTGAAGAAGAACGGGATGGTTTTTCCGCTCTACCTGAGCATCAGCGAAGTATACCTGACCGACCGCAAAGTATACACCGGCTTTATCCATGACATTACCCAGCAGAAACTGAGCGAGGAGCGCCTGCGACGCTACGCCGCCGAGCTGGAGCGCAGCAACCGCGAGCTGCAGGATTTCGCCTACGTATCGTCGCATGATTTGCAGGAGCCGCTGCGTAAGATACAGGCCTTCGGCGACAGGCTGAAGACGAAGGAATATGAAAAGCTGAGCGACCAGGGCAAGGATTACGTGGACCGTATGCTGAACGCTGCCTCGCGCATGCAGAACCTGATAAACGACCTGCTGGACTTCTCAAGGGTTACCTCCAAAACGAAACCGTATGTCATGGTAGACCTGGAGAAAGTGCTGGAAGAGGTGCTTTCGGACCTGGAGATCATGATAGAGAAGACAGGAGCCAAAATTACGCATATGCACCTGCCTTCGATAGAGGGCGACCCCACGCAAATGCGCCAACTGTTCCAGAACCTGGTCAGCAACGCCATTAAATTCCGCAAGGAGGGAGTTACCCCGGAGATAAACATAACAGCAAGGGAGCTGCAGCCGAAGGCACACTTAACTTCCACGCCTGGCGACGAGCTGGTGGAGATCAGGATACAGGACAACGGCATCGGCTTTGATGAAAAGTACCTCGACCGTATCTTTAACATTTTCCAGCGCCTGGAAGGGCAGAAGTACGAGGGCTCGGGTATAGGGCTTGCCATTTGCCGCAAGATTGCCGTGCGCCATGGCGGCGACATTACGGCCCGCAGCCAGGCAGGGGTAGGCACCACTTTTATCATTACCTTAGCCAAAAAGCACGTACAGTAA
- a CDS encoding DUF779 domain-containing protein, with protein MEKILATEKAKEVISQLKERYGELMFYMSGGCCEGSQPMCYEKGEYKPGSRDLLIGEVEGCEFYLSEEQNQYYKYSQLLLDAAPGMGGGFSLESVLGMAFSVTIHTLVAKEDAEIV; from the coding sequence ATGGAAAAGATACTAGCAACAGAAAAAGCAAAAGAAGTGATCAGCCAGCTGAAGGAGCGCTACGGTGAGTTGATGTTTTACATGAGTGGCGGCTGCTGCGAAGGCTCGCAGCCCATGTGCTATGAGAAAGGCGAGTATAAGCCAGGCTCCCGCGACTTGCTCATCGGCGAGGTGGAAGGCTGTGAATTTTACCTGTCAGAAGAGCAGAACCAATACTACAAGTATTCCCAACTGCTTTTAGATGCGGCACCCGGTATGGGCGGTGGCTTTTCGCTTGAAAGTGTACTGGGCATGGCGTTTAGTGTAACAATACATACGTTGGTTGCGAAAGAGGATGCCGAGATCGTATAG
- a CDS encoding ATP-binding response regulator codes for MPDKIKVLLVDDDEDDYIITRDIMDDIPGRSFVLDWSSSFEEAQELIRQDTYDVYLVDYYLGAHDGLELITKAVEEGTKAPFILLTGQSDRETDERAMKVGAMDYLVKGTFNPFDLERSIRYSLEHAKSLGEIQKLNAELEQRVEARTQELAEAITKLEHTNRSLEEAQQEIQKALQKERELNELKSRFVTIASHEFRTPLSTVLSSASLVSKYKTEQDDEKRQKHVDRIKSAVSNLTTILNDFLSISRIEEGRIYNVPTTFNLKPFVREIVEEMKGYLKKGQRIDYRHTGDHDTVTIDKQLLKNILLNLLSNGSKYSAEGKTVLFTTALEQDTLTITIQDQGIGIPKVDQVHLFTPFFRAQNVTNIQGTGLGLNIVKRYVEIMNGTMAYDSELDKGTTFTITFPNIAEA; via the coding sequence ATGCCTGATAAGATCAAAGTTCTGCTGGTAGACGACGATGAGGATGACTACATCATCACCCGGGATATTATGGATGATATCCCCGGGCGTAGCTTCGTGCTCGATTGGTCTTCGTCGTTTGAGGAAGCGCAGGAGCTGATACGGCAGGATACGTATGATGTGTACCTGGTGGATTATTACCTGGGCGCACACGATGGCCTGGAACTGATCACCAAGGCCGTGGAGGAAGGTACCAAAGCCCCCTTTATACTTCTTACCGGCCAAAGCGACCGCGAGACGGATGAAAGAGCCATGAAGGTAGGCGCGATGGATTACCTCGTGAAAGGCACCTTCAACCCCTTCGACCTGGAGCGATCCATACGGTATAGTCTGGAGCATGCCAAGAGCCTGGGAGAGATACAGAAGCTCAATGCGGAGCTGGAGCAGCGGGTGGAAGCGCGGACGCAGGAACTGGCTGAGGCCATAACCAAGTTGGAGCACACCAACCGCAGCCTGGAGGAGGCGCAACAGGAAATCCAGAAAGCACTGCAGAAGGAGCGGGAGCTCAACGAGCTGAAGTCCCGGTTTGTGACCATTGCCTCGCATGAGTTCAGAACGCCGTTGAGTACGGTCCTTTCCTCTGCCTCCCTGGTCAGCAAGTATAAAACCGAGCAGGACGATGAGAAACGGCAGAAGCACGTAGACCGGATAAAGTCGGCAGTCAGCAACCTGACCACGATCTTGAACGATTTCCTGTCTATCAGCCGCATAGAGGAAGGGCGTATTTACAATGTACCCACCACCTTTAACCTGAAGCCATTTGTGCGGGAGATTGTGGAAGAGATGAAAGGCTACCTGAAAAAGGGGCAGCGGATAGACTACCGCCACACCGGCGACCACGACACCGTGACCATTGACAAGCAGCTGCTGAAGAATATTCTGCTCAACCTGCTCTCGAACGGCAGCAAGTACTCGGCAGAGGGCAAAACGGTACTTTTTACCACTGCCCTGGAGCAGGATACCTTAACTATAACCATTCAGGACCAGGGCATCGGCATACCGAAGGTGGATCAGGTGCATCTGTTCACCCCGTTCTTCAGGGCCCAGAATGTTACCAACATACAGGGCACTGGCCTGGGGCTGAACATTGTAAAAAGGTATGTGGAGATCATGAACGGTACCATGGCCTATGACAGTGAGCTTGACAAAGGCACTACCTTCACCATAACTTTTCCAAACATCGCTGAAGCATGA
- a CDS encoding response regulator: MKKILLIEDNPEIRENTAEILSLANYTVVEAENGRVGVDLARKEQPDLIICDIMMPQLDGYGVLHLLSKDPSTASIPFIFLTAKTEKEDFRKGMNLGADDYLTKPFDDVELLDAIEMRLKKNEILQANFKKSAEGLEEFIEEAKGYEELEQLISAERRLSVLKKKQYLFMEGNRPNSLYLLNKGRVKTFKSNEEGREYITHLYKEGDFIGYLDLLEESHYRESAMALEESEVYIIPKEDFFSLLHRNRDVASKFIKILSDNLADREERLLKLAYNSVRKRVAEALLLVEKQYQREEGSTKQIAISREDLASIVGASKETVIRTLADFKDEKLIDSQGSRITILNLSKLERMRN, translated from the coding sequence ATGAAAAAGATATTATTGATAGAAGACAACCCTGAGATCAGGGAAAACACGGCTGAGATCCTGTCGCTGGCTAATTACACTGTGGTGGAGGCCGAGAATGGCAGGGTAGGCGTGGACCTGGCCCGGAAAGAGCAGCCCGATTTGATCATCTGCGATATCATGATGCCCCAGCTGGATGGCTATGGCGTACTGCACCTGCTCAGCAAGGATCCTTCTACGGCAAGTATACCCTTTATCTTCCTGACAGCGAAAACCGAGAAGGAGGATTTCAGGAAAGGTATGAACCTGGGGGCCGATGATTACCTGACCAAGCCTTTCGACGATGTGGAGTTGCTGGATGCTATTGAGATGCGCCTGAAGAAGAACGAGATCCTGCAGGCTAATTTCAAGAAGAGCGCGGAGGGCCTGGAGGAGTTTATTGAGGAGGCCAAGGGCTACGAAGAGTTGGAACAGCTCATCTCGGCAGAGCGCCGCCTTTCGGTGCTGAAGAAAAAGCAGTACCTGTTTATGGAGGGCAACAGGCCTAACTCACTATACCTGCTGAACAAGGGCCGCGTAAAAACATTTAAATCCAATGAGGAGGGACGCGAGTATATCACCCACCTTTACAAAGAAGGTGACTTTATCGGCTACCTCGACCTGCTGGAGGAAAGCCATTACCGCGAATCGGCCATGGCGCTGGAGGAGTCGGAAGTGTACATCATCCCGAAAGAGGATTTTTTCTCGCTGCTGCACCGCAACCGCGATGTAGCCAGCAAGTTCATCAAAATTCTTTCGGATAACCTGGCCGACCGTGAGGAGCGCCTGCTGAAACTGGCTTACAACTCGGTGCGCAAGCGCGTGGCAGAGGCCCTGTTGTTGGTGGAGAAGCAGTACCAGCGGGAGGAGGGAAGCACGAAACAGATCGCCATTTCCCGCGAGGACCTGGCAAGTATAGTAGGCGCCTCCAAAGAAACCGTTATCCGCACCCTCGCCGATTTTAAAGATGAAAAACTCATCGACAGCCAGGGAAGCCGCATCACCATATTGAACCTGAGCAAGCTGGAGCGCATGCGGAATTAG
- a CDS encoding oxygenase MpaB family protein has translation MKYFVQQDSVVRQIWGKSDTILFIFAGASAEFALNKAVDWLYFTGRLPADPLGRLFSTVGYARRIVFSEEAAAHRAIDSMAAIHATVEAKRGYAIPDWAYRDVLFMLIDYSIRSFELLERKLSEQEQAEVFEVFNRVGLRMGIQGLPQTYPDWQLARAEHLRQNLEKSMYTSDLYRQYRKHLGGMRYWLLRHAQVLVVPQRVREQLRLWRVPVLQPVLAAYKVSRIFRAEWLLKELILPPAYKAEIRELDVVSV, from the coding sequence ATGAAATATTTTGTGCAGCAAGATTCGGTGGTGCGTCAAATCTGGGGCAAGAGTGATACCATCCTTTTCATTTTTGCCGGAGCCTCGGCCGAGTTCGCCCTGAATAAGGCCGTGGACTGGCTTTACTTTACCGGCCGCCTGCCCGCCGACCCGCTGGGCAGGCTTTTCTCTACGGTAGGCTATGCCCGCCGCATCGTTTTCTCGGAAGAGGCCGCTGCTCATCGCGCCATTGATAGCATGGCAGCCATACATGCCACTGTAGAGGCCAAGCGCGGCTACGCCATTCCCGATTGGGCGTACCGCGACGTGCTTTTTATGCTGATCGATTACTCCATCCGCTCGTTTGAGCTGCTGGAGCGAAAGCTATCGGAGCAGGAACAGGCGGAGGTGTTTGAGGTATTTAATCGCGTTGGCTTGCGCATGGGCATACAGGGCCTGCCGCAAACCTACCCCGATTGGCAGCTGGCGCGGGCAGAGCACCTGCGGCAAAACCTGGAGAAAAGCATGTATACATCGGACCTGTACCGGCAGTATAGAAAACACCTAGGGGGCATGCGCTACTGGCTGCTGCGGCATGCGCAGGTGCTCGTGGTGCCGCAGCGGGTGCGGGAGCAACTGCGGCTCTGGCGGGTGCCTGTGCTGCAACCCGTGCTGGCAGCCTACAAAGTCAGCCGTATCTTTCGGGCCGAGTGGCTGCTGAAGGAGCTTATACTTCCACCTGCCTACAAAGCCGAGATACGGGAACTGGATGTGGTGAGTGTGTAG
- a CDS encoding nuclear transport factor 2 family protein, producing the protein MDNSNVDLVNQYFTYFNNHDWEKMAEMYTETAAFKDPSLGMGTVTQTREQVVQKYCALNEVFPDLHDKVIQVYPSGEQHVIVEFISSGTAPDSSEFELPICTIFTIENGKIVKDFTYYDNFEE; encoded by the coding sequence TTGGACAACTCAAACGTGGATTTAGTAAATCAATATTTTACATACTTCAACAACCACGACTGGGAGAAGATGGCAGAAATGTACACAGAAACGGCAGCGTTCAAAGACCCCTCCCTCGGTATGGGAACTGTAACACAGACACGTGAACAGGTTGTCCAGAAGTATTGCGCACTGAACGAGGTTTTTCCTGACTTGCATGATAAGGTTATACAGGTATATCCTTCAGGAGAGCAGCATGTTATTGTGGAATTCATATCGAGCGGAACTGCACCAGACAGTTCAGAGTTTGAGCTCCCGATCTGCACTATTTTCACTATTGAAAATGGAAAAATAGTGAAGGACTTCACCTATTACGACAATTTTGAAGAATAA
- the hemA gene encoding glutamyl-tRNA reductase yields the protein MQHTFKALTLSYKIAPIAVREAVSLNEIACKNLLDKINEFTDARDVLVLSTCNRTEVYYASEQDLSRELIKLIALEKGFIATKEVSPYFTNITDHEKAVKHLFYVSLGLESQVVGDMQILNQVKKAYQWAADASMAGPFLHRLMHTIFAANKQAVNETAFHDGAASVSYATVELVEELTKGMENPRVLMIGVGEIGADVCDNFQKSQVRNIVIANRTHHKALELAQKTGATAVYWEQVWEEIKIADVVVSSVPGDCFFISKDALKGKGLRTPKFFIDLSMPRSIDAELETLEGVRVLNIDNIRNRATAALEMRLASVPAVQQIVVEAMAEFKVWTKEMAMSPALQQFKNRLEEIRQQELARYLKNLGEAEKAAVEAITKSMLNKIVKLPAIELKAACLRGESEELLHGLSALFQLEQKQEA from the coding sequence ATGCAGCACACGTTTAAGGCCCTTACATTATCCTACAAAATAGCTCCTATTGCCGTACGCGAGGCAGTATCGTTGAACGAGATAGCCTGTAAGAACCTGCTCGATAAGATCAATGAATTCACAGATGCCCGTGATGTGCTGGTACTCTCTACCTGCAACCGCACCGAAGTATACTATGCCTCCGAGCAGGACCTTTCCCGCGAACTGATCAAGCTGATCGCTTTGGAGAAGGGCTTTATTGCCACAAAAGAGGTGTCGCCATACTTTACAAATATAACTGATCACGAGAAGGCGGTGAAGCACCTGTTTTATGTGTCGCTGGGGCTGGAGTCGCAGGTGGTAGGCGATATGCAGATTCTGAACCAGGTAAAGAAGGCGTATCAGTGGGCGGCAGACGCCAGCATGGCCGGCCCGTTCCTGCACCGCCTGATGCATACCATTTTCGCCGCCAACAAACAGGCCGTGAACGAGACAGCTTTCCATGATGGCGCCGCCTCAGTATCATATGCCACAGTGGAGCTGGTAGAGGAGCTGACCAAAGGAATGGAAAACCCGCGCGTGCTCATGATCGGGGTAGGGGAGATTGGCGCCGACGTGTGCGACAACTTCCAGAAATCCCAGGTTAGAAATATTGTGATCGCTAACAGAACCCACCATAAGGCGTTGGAACTGGCGCAGAAAACCGGCGCCACCGCCGTGTACTGGGAGCAGGTATGGGAGGAGATCAAGATTGCCGATGTAGTGGTATCATCTGTGCCCGGCGACTGCTTTTTCATCAGCAAAGACGCCTTGAAAGGCAAAGGTCTGCGCACGCCAAAGTTTTTCATCGACCTATCCATGCCGCGTAGCATTGATGCGGAGTTGGAGACGCTGGAAGGCGTACGCGTGCTGAACATTGACAATATCCGCAACCGGGCCACTGCCGCCCTGGAAATGCGCCTGGCTTCTGTACCCGCCGTGCAGCAGATCGTGGTGGAGGCTATGGCGGAGTTTAAAGTATGGACAAAGGAGATGGCGATGTCGCCGGCGCTGCAGCAGTTTAAAAACCGCCTGGAGGAGATCCGCCAGCAGGAGCTTGCCCGCTACCTAAAGAACCTGGGCGAGGCAGAGAAAGCTGCAGTGGAGGCCATTACCAAAAGTATGCTGAACAAGATCGTGAAGCTGCCGGCCATTGAGCTGAAAGCCGCCTGCCTGCGTGGTGAGTCGGAGGAGCTGCTACATGGCCTGAGCGCGCTGTTCCAGCTGGAGCAGAAGCAGGAGGCCTAA